The genomic DNA ACTTTCAAGTTCTGACAAGTAAccagcttcctgtttgtgtgCAGATGTATGGAAAAGTAAATTTCCTCGCAGGCTACACGGATCACGACTTTCATTCTGCGATGCTGAAGTTAACTCAAAGCTCCTGGGTGAACATTACAGCGTCGCCGGCAGGCAACAATGAGATTCTCACGATTCAAGCGAACAATATGTGAGTTCACAGTAAATATACACATCTGCCACATGaatagaaagaaaagcaaaacacaacGTCAAAGAATGTTTAAAGAAGCACAATAGTTCAGCTTTAAGGTTGTGAACTCACCGTTTTCCTAGAAATGGAACCTGCTTGACGAACTCCCAGAGGATGAAGATAGAGGGCAACACCGTAACGTCCTCCTGTAAGTTTCCCAATGCGATCTGACTAAAACAGCCAAATATGGCTtccaattaaaaacacaaaccattgAGGACTGGATTTtacatctgtttattttattttcattttttctaatTGTGCTTACGAATACTGTACTGCGCATTTCCTCagttttaattgtctttttccagatttttcacCTAGGTTtctattaatttcctttttgataATGTAAAacagagtattagggccatgctaagaaaataaaaatattaagattatttttattataagtCATAATTACATTAGgattttattcttgaaatattttattctcattttaatctcatatttagattttactCTTGTAATGTAACTTTATGcttataattttattactttattctcgtaaAACTGCAACTTTAATCTTgcaatattttgaatttattctcataattttattacttgcttttcatatttatttttgccaaataaatatgtaaatatttattttcctatttataaaaaaaatatattaaaatacttatgaataaatatgaatattaagATCCATTGCAATGATGTGTGGTCTCTGGTTTGACTAAATTACTATCCTTTTTATTAATCTAATTAATTTCaggtgttttaaacattttcgaTGCGATAATCTCacgttttttctcttttttatgtgtttattccCAGATCTTAACATGACCTCTGCGTTTCATGTGCTGCCCAGCTGCGACAGCTGTTTGGTCTTATTGATAAACAGCACTGCCGAAAACATCGAACCTCTCCTTCAGCTATTTAAACTCAGCAACGCAAACATCCAGAACACCATCACCGCTCGTTCTCTTTACTTTCTAGGTGAGAAGAAATCAGTCGCATGGACACgttttcttggttttcttccaaactgtaaattgatttatttctataatttgttttccagacagaGGATCGGCCATGTCGGAGTCTGACATGGAGCGTTTTAAGAAGCAGGCGAGCTGCTTGGGCTTCTCTGGAGAACCAGACTTCCTCCACAAGCCTGAGAAAAGTGCGAACAGCTTTGAGGTTTTTCTGCTCTAACAGTTCAATGTGTcaaggttttcattttcttttgtctgtttctgcaggtttttgcaaagaagaggAGAGCATCCGTTTGCCAGATTCCCTTTAGTGATTCTGCATCTAATTTGCATaatgactaaaatgttttttcttgcGCAACATGTATTCTGaaagctgcaaagaaaataaaactgatcaatAAATATTGACTCTTTGTGTTAACCTACAAAAGATTGGTGACGATTGGTGAAGGCGGACATGAAGAAGAGCCAAAAGGCCAACAGCAACAAACAGAATAATCCCATGCAAGACGAAGACGTCAACATAAATAACAGAGAACCAGAATAATATGCAGAGATGAACAGAAACCAGACTGGatgaaaaatagagaaataagAAAAGGTCAGACATGGAAAACAGGTGAAGCaggagaaaagacagaaatactaaaatgttaataaattaagCATGAATGGAATAATTCAGAAACTTAATACATAAAGGAATAAGAAacctgcactgtaaaacatttgaagtcaGCAAGACAGTTGATTTAACgagagacaagttgtctaaacattgatGGACTGTGGCCTCCGCAGCCACAGCAGCTCACTATAAATCGACCGGCCTCAGTGACTGTGTGTCACAGTGGGATCTGAAAGCAGGATGGCTGCAGCAAAGATTGCGTTGCTGCTGTTAGCAGCGGTTGGCTGCAATGCAGCACCGGCACCAGAGGAGTGCCAGGTTCTGGCCAAACGGCTGCCCAGTAAAAACCTGCATGAGGTGagtctggttctgctcagcatGCTAACTTAGGTCACTAGgaggagacattttaaaacgtttcactgcagaaaaattttatcttatatctttctgaaaagttacctgtaggTAGTTAATTTctagtgtaataagatatttgttctagaaacaaaacataaaataattaagagtttgtgtttgttgtactCCTGGTTAaatgtcctgcagcttttgcAGTGATTTACTCTAAACGTCAGATTACCAGTAACACAGCAGTTcaatctctttaaaaacattctgttaAAAATTGCTCAATATCTAACTGTTAATCAAACAGTccctcttttctgtttctgcagatttACGGTGAATGGGTTCTGGTCTGGTCCGTCAGTGACTTTCACGTTGGCCAAGATTTACTGGGAAATTTAACCAGTTCCCACGTTGAGCTCAAACTCCTTGCTGACAACAAAACAATCGAGTACAATGAGAGGAATATATTCACGTAGGttttaacattaataaaaccttaaaatccCTCACAAACTGAAGCTACATTAAAGCCacattgtaaaaacacaaaatattgccatgtatttttggtctactctcttgtgtaaatatcttagaataagacaaaactgacttaaaagtaacttttcagcaaaatacaggAAGTTGTGTTAAGTGGAGTTTTAAGTCATTTTACCAATAATGACActaaaaagtaagcactaatatacaacaatACAGTAGCTGAacagaatggggttgtggttataattaatgccggaagtgttcacagcccctcCTTGATGAacacaaggcagccatattagcTCAGTACATTAAcggtagcatctcctgaaaaattacgactttactaagactgcctgtctcagtctcacctaagacaacatacaaacaacccagaaagtCGCCACCCAacagttctctttaaagattctagacttggCACaagtagtatttattttttaaataaaacggGGGAAATTGGGTTTGGGACAGCGGGGAGGGGCTCGGGGTGCTAGGAGGGAGCGAGAAGTAATATGCCGGCGCTACatggtgtaagattaacaacggcccaatccgtgttttaaatcaggcttcaaggtaatgtatcaaacttaatgcgaaaaataaaatatactgcggaaatatgaaattaaactCACCGCTGGGattgcgttcgcctccatggtcgccagcctcgGTGacgctggtatttcttcaatatgacggttgtgtcacgtgattagctGggtgttggaatcggacatccattgctaatgtctgtgacctgaagtaacgtTGGCCATTTTActgcgaatttttagacgctgaatttgagacaccGAatatattgcatttgaattttgaaaagttgatttttttgtatatgctgaattttttaacactgaaaatttaaactgaaaaaaatgtatactgaaaatttgatcactttgaaatggGAATGTGaacttttttaacaaatgaaaattgcaaccatgtacaaataatgacactgaatttttttttaggttaaaaatatattctagatttattttaacactgaaaagGTTATCACTAacatacaacattcaaatttcagaggcattgtttttattcaaatcctgaatagcacatatttacttccatagttCAGCAGCCTGCTGGTGTCGTTTCTAATCTGTTTCATCGACTTCTAGCAACTCCTGCGTCTCCTACTTTATCAACTTGACGGTTCCCTCTAACGACGGTGAACACCACACGTTGACGGCCCAGTCAATCAGTAAGTcgcacacaaacataaacaaaaacaggacagaTATGTTAATTGCGAATATTTTTAGTGAGTCAgctgtttaaagaaaaacaagacagagtcaacacaaaacaacagagGAGATAAAAAAACTGGGGCTgtaactaatgattatttttagtaatcaatctattgattattctgatgattaattggttaattggcttaaaaaatctacagattttttatttgaccaCTTTAATCACTAGATTtatattaaaagatgcaaataaaaaataaattatttttctaaatgagaaaatacatttttattgcttaaaattcaataaagttagcaagtaaaactaaaactaaaccagGTGAGGAATTTTGGCTaaaatttatttacagacaaaggtaTATTTGGTATTTTTGGTGTGTATTTGGTGTTTTGTGCCTTTGCTTGCAGCctaatttgtgtatttttgtccaTCAGGAGTGGAGAAGGACGGAGGGGAAATCAACTACAACGACACCGGAGAAGTTGAATTCTACGAGAGCTGCGACGACTGTCTGCTGATGACCTACAAAAGTTCAAGAATGAAATTCCTGCTTAGCTACAGTAAAACAGACACTCACTCACATTAATAAATTCACTCAGGATAATTCACGTCAGGATTTATTATTTGGGACGTTTTGCTGAAGTGATCTTGTTTCGTTTGGGAATCAGGGAGGGAGGGTTCGCACCGGGACGTGGAGCAGCACAAAGCCGCCCACAATGACCATAAGAAACTGTCCGAGTGTCTGGGAATCCCACATGACAAACCGTTCACCTACGACGGAGTGGCAggtctgtaaacaaaaacaccagGACGTCACCAACAACGCCAGATCATTtataattcatcttttatttctcttaacaGATTTCTGTCACAAGAAGTCCGCTCCAGAAGCAAATGCCGACCGGTCCTGAGTGgagtgaagaggaagaggacacTGCCATGaag from Gambusia affinis linkage group LG14, SWU_Gaff_1.0, whole genome shotgun sequence includes the following:
- the LOC122843538 gene encoding uncharacterized protein LOC122843538, producing MNLWLGSLLFASLLLIGSALSPEECQPLVEPISLADPSVMYGKVNFLAGYTDHDFHSAMLKLTQSSWVNITASPAGNNEILTIQANNINGTCLTNSQRMKIEGNTVTSSYLNMTSAFHVLPSCDSCLVLLINSTAENIEPLLQLFKLSNANIQNTITARSLYFLDRGSAMSESDMERFKKQASCLGFSGEPDFLHKPEKSFCKEEESIRLPDSL